A window of Sorex araneus isolate mSorAra2 chromosome 3, mSorAra2.pri, whole genome shotgun sequence genomic DNA:
TAAAATTTAGAGATATTTACACATTCACAATTATAcacatgtaataaatatataaaatgaaactttGTTTATGTTTCACATGTCACACGCTCCTTCTGGAATGAGCAGCTACCACTTATCagactaaatcttttttttttttaaatttatttatttttaattagagaatcaccgtgagggtacagttacagatttatacacttttgtgcttatacttccctcatacaaagtttgggaacccatcccttcaccagtgcccattctccaccacccgtaaacccagtgtccctcccaccctccccaatcccatctcccccccaccccaccctgccactgtggcaaggcattcccttctgttttctctctctaattagctgttgtggtttgcaataaaggtgttgagtggccgctgtgctcagtctctagccctcattcagcccgcaactcccttcccccacatggccttcgactacaatgtagttggtgatcgcttctctgagttgccctttccccggaacgtgaggccagcctcgaagccatggagtcaacctcctggtacttatttctacagttcttgggtgttagtatcagACTAAATCTTATTCAATACTTTTACACAATAATTAgtacttttacttttataaagtttaaCTTCTTAGTGGAGAGATTTTCCggctatcaattttatttttagtattcaaGAACACAAAAAACATCCAGTGATAATCGTATATTCAGgtacaaaatgaaatattcattttatcatttgtcagtcagaataaaataaagagtacTTAAATAGTAATTTAAGCAATAAGTAGATGTGTTTTCTTGTCTTGAAAAATGGATTGAAATATAGACTCTTTACTGATATTTACATTTGTTCTAATCTATGATTTTATGAATTAGGATAGTTAATGTTTAAAGATTCTGAAAAATTTTATCATCATTGCATATAACAATTTGAACAGAGAAAAAAGGAGATTATGGGCATACATAGTACAAATTGAGGGGCATTACTGGCTGGAATTGCTATTGGATGGAGTGACAATTTCCCTCTCTAAGCAGTGGTATTTAATGAAGGATATGGCTAGGAGACTATCTTTAAATTATGTGAAAAGTAGAGTTAGTTTTGAGATTCTGGTGACTAATTTAGAGTCAGAGAAATGTAAAGACATATGTCTAGAGGAAGGTAATACAAGAATCAAAAAAAGATTACAGAGCTCAAGACAGAGAGTTAACAGAAGAACACTGGGTTTCGACAATATctgaagaaaggaaatatttaaatttttgagtaGGTCGATGAAGAGAGGATATGAAAATAGCCAACCTTTAAGAAAAATGCAAGCTGAAAAATGCAAAGATCTTAATTATTGGAGTTGTACTAGATTTCAATCAAGGAACTTTTAATGACCCAACAAGGTTGGAATCCTGAGGAGTAGGATGCAGATTCTTAGTGTGGAGAATAGTTCTACAGAAACACATGGTTGAATGTAAATAGGAGTGTGGGTTTGTGAGTAGTGTTTTTGTTTGCATTAAATCTGGCAACGGAAAGGTTTGGAATTTGCCCAAGATTTTGGAGATATCTTTGAAACATGTTGTTTTTAACTGAAGtgatgaaaataacatttttcttttaaactggaGAATTAGGGTTTTGATGgaagaaacagtaataacaataaaCTTCACTTCTTGTTGTGCTGCAGGCAGAGGTTATGGAGAGAGAAAATGGCACAGTGGTGACTGAATTCATCCTTCTTGGTCTGACACAATCTCAAAATATTCAACGGCTGGTCTTTGTACTAGTTTTAACTTTCTACCTCATCATCCTCCCTGGAAATTTCCTCATCATCCTCACCATCAAATTAGACCCTGGCCTCTCTGcacctctctatttctttctgggGAACTTGGCCTTCCTGGATGCATCCTACTCCTTCATTGTGGCTCCAAGGATGCTGGCAGATTTTGTAACTAAGAAGAAGATAATCTCCTACAGAGGTTGCATAGCTCAGCTCTTCTTCTTGCACTTCCTTGGAGGAGGTGAGGGTCTGCTTCTTGTGGTGATGGCCTTTGATCGCTATATTGCCATTTGTCGGCCTTTACACTATTCAACAGTCATGAACCCCAGAGCCTGTTACGCCTTGGTATTTGGTCTCTGGCTTGGAGGCTTCATCCACTCCATTATCCAGGTGGCACTCATTCTTCGCTTACCCTTCTGTGGCCCAAATGAACTGGATAACTTCTTCTGTGATGTGCCACAGGTTATCAAGCTGGCTTGTACAGACACCTTTGTGGTGGAGCTCCTCATGGTTTTTAACAGTGGACTGATGACACTCCTTTGCTTCCTGGGACTTCTCGCCTCCTATGCAGTCATTTTATGCCGGGTACGTGGTAGTTCCTCTGAAGGGAAGAGCAAAGCTGTGTCCACATGCACTACCCATATAATCGTTATATTTCTCATGTTTGGTCCTGGCATTTTTATCTACACTCGCCCCTTCAGAGCCTTCCCAGCAGACAAGGTGGTTTCTCTTTTTCACACAGTCATCTTTCCTTTATTGAATCCTGTGATTTATACGCTTCGCAACCAGGAAGTGAAGGCTTCCATGAGAAAGCTGTTCATCCAGCACGTCGCCTGATATCAGGGAAAAGTTACAAAAACCAAGGCTGTAGAATTTTATCTATAACTAATTTATGCATGCAGTACTTACTTATACTGCGTTTAATGAACATCTGACATCTTGTTGAAACTATTCTAGGCACTGAGAGAAGGAGTTTCTTAATGAGACAGGCATGGTGACTTCTCTTTAACTTTTGAGTTGAATTGGATTAGATAGTTATCACGATAGACGATAAAAAGCACGGTTTCAGGAAGGGACAATCTTCAGAAGGAATTAGAGAGGAGTATGATGACAGATATAGGGGTAAATAGATAGGGAGAAAGAAAGTGCATGATTGGAGATGAAAATTTACTTCCAGTCTTCAAATGCGACCTTTTTGAGGTGACCTTTGACTGACATCTAAATAAACTGAAGTAAACAACCATGGAACCACCTGGAGTGAGAACATTCTAAACAGAAGGAACGGGTAGTGCAAACCCTGTTCTTTTGGTTGGTAATGAGTATGGTATTTTTGAGAAGGAAGATGGTAATGAGTTGGTATTTTTGAGCAGAGCAAAGTTCAAGTGAACTAAGGTATAATAAGTGAATGTTAAAACAATTAGAAGATACAGTTGGAAATACCAACGTATATATGGGTCTatgaaatatgtattatattaacAAACTATTCTAAGGTTTTAAGCAATAGAATGTTTTCTCTGATGCTGCTTCATAATGATAATGCTGTATACTGAAATTCTGTATAAATAATCAAGAAGTTGAAAAATATCTCACAGAAAATATGTTAAtagtgtattttaaatattaaatgctatttttaaaatccatGATTAGAGGAAGAAAAttgctattttataaaatttggtCCTATTATGCATATAGTTTAAGCTTATTGTTCTCTTAATATTATGAGCATGTTCTAAATAAGTGTAATTACTTACTGCTTTTTTAAATGACTATGAATTAGTTACCTTTTAactatttatgtaaataattcaTGATTTTGTAAAT
This region includes:
- the LOC101540040 gene encoding olfactory receptor 4N2 produces the protein MERENGTVVTEFILLGLTQSQNIQRLVFVLVLTFYLIILPGNFLIILTIKLDPGLSAPLYFFLGNLAFLDASYSFIVAPRMLADFVTKKKIISYRGCIAQLFFLHFLGGGEGLLLVVMAFDRYIAICRPLHYSTVMNPRACYALVFGLWLGGFIHSIIQVALILRLPFCGPNELDNFFCDVPQVIKLACTDTFVVELLMVFNSGLMTLLCFLGLLASYAVILCRVRGSSSEGKSKAVSTCTTHIIVIFLMFGPGIFIYTRPFRAFPADKVVSLFHTVIFPLLNPVIYTLRNQEVKASMRKLFIQHVA